The nucleotide sequence GAACTTACATTTTGCGATGGTTGGACGAATTGCATTTGTAGTTTGATACTGTCTGTTTCTTTACATGATTGCATATttacaattatatattttgatgaaattttaatatatgcaCAACATCAAATGGAACATTCGACCTGCCAGTTATTCCCTCAACTCTAAAGTTAGCTGACGTTAAAATATTAACCCAGCCAACATTTTCAAATCCACATTCATCTTTGAATAATGCCTTTAGCGTTCTACCTTATCATAGACATGTCTATCTGCACTTCTATTGAGGTGGAATTTTATAATGTTTGGAAATATTTAGTGTTTGAAATGGTATTATCACTACAGAGAAGAAATTAATGTATGATTCCATTTCATTTACCTGACTACCAAATGAAGATAAAATGTACTCCTTTCCTTAATTTTcagtaaattatattattaatctgaaattcaaatttaagTCAGTGCTCTCATGGTCCTAAATAAAGTCCTTTGCATtactttataataatacaacaaaATTAAACCAAATGTGTAAACTCAAGCTTTGATTTAAAGGATTATTATCGTACAACTGATTTAATTCTTTAGGATCCTATATGTAAAACAAGAAACCTCAGTAGGAAATGAAGCAGAAGAACAGAGGATGGCATTTTGATGGAATTGAAAGAGAGAAACTGCTGATAGGTTTTCTGAGGAATACCACTAACCGCTCTTTTAATTCgccattaattatttatttcttctttttataaatGTCCCTCCAACAAGCCGGCCttagttttctctctctaggttttctttTTCAGTGGTGGTTTTGGGTTAATTCTTGATCTGAAATCACCCCCTTTTCATCTTTCTCtctcaatttcaatctaaataagtgattttcacatagatctaagttttttctttgtgatttcatcatctaagtgtggtggtttgttgttcgtcgtcttgtgcagcgttgtttgatttcccgtcttcttgcggtgttctttgatttatatttgaaagatcgattattcaatcaaagatttgggtgtcaacgttgcagatccagagGTCATGTATATTTCGGTCACTATaattttaacatatatttttgtaggcattatgccgttatatgctattaacttggatgttgtgagtttgttcgttGATTATCCTTTATGTTTTTAGCGGTGTTtaatgatgtaatctctcgatttgaatgaatgaatatcattttatttttttcaaaaaaagaaaagaagagcaTCGAAATGTAACTTCTGAGAGAACTGTGAGTAACTTCCATAAACATATAATAAACGgtccttaaattatttttaatgcaaGTCCATGAAATATtgctttcttttctattttaaaagtaattaagGGACTAACATGTTAAATTAAGTATAATTTATGGACTATTTGTTGCGGTATTGTCTAATGTGCACAAATAAATTACTATTGCatcatgtacaatttttttttttttgggtacaaatgtacaagttttttttactattagaACAATAAGTCTTATCACATCTCATTTGATCCAATAATGAAACTTGTTGATATACTCATGAAAACAAATTTATGCATGATGTAAAACTTGTTTCATTTATGCACCATACACTTGACCATTTATTTGTCGtatatttatatgaattctGCTCTTCCCCCTGCACTTTTCGCTCGCGCCCTGCAGTCTTGCCAAAAATGcccatgcgtgagttaactcacgctggtttTCTTTCAATATTTACTTTGGCTACTTTTACTACTTTCACGCTTTCTCCAACCTCAGCAACataattcaaaagtttcaattCCAAACAAGACATTTTTATATGGTTTCAGTTTCAACACCATCAACTTCACCTATTGGTATGAATGTTAGAAACAATTCAGGATTTAAATGAAAAACTTGGTTCTTGCTCAAATGGGAGAGAAACAATTCTTGCTCAAATGAAGACTTAGAAACAACTTCACctatttttatatagttttgtGGCTCAAATGGGAGAGAAACAATTGTTTTTCCCAAATTTGCTATTGATTTGTCCCGAAGTTGCAGACTAGCAAAATTAAAACCTTCATCTTAAAGTTAATTTAAATGGGATGCATAGGATTATGCGAGCTAGAGAATTTCTCGTCTCTAGGTTAAGAAAAAGaataatgctagcaacactcttttCAACTCTCTCTTTTATTGGTTTGAATCATTGTGGGTCTACACTTTGGAAATTGAACCTACACAAAGTGGTGTGacatatattgatttatttaatagaagagtgagtgctagagagagtgttgaaaagtgagtgttgctagcattcttcaaaaaatatttctctCATTTCTTTTAGCCAAATTTGGTTCTTTTTGCAGTACACTATTTTATGTGCTACTACTTTCTCAGTTTTGGTTTTTAATGAAGACTTGGTTCTTGCTCCAGTCTTTATCTCCACACATATTTTGAATGTCtattatattgcttttgttttatCGTAAtcacatgtaatttttttaatcgtGGAATTATTGATATTTCAATGATGAATATTCACTAGTCcaagtttttccttttgatGTAGGAGTGGTTCTAATTAGTTCAACCTTAGTGTTTACAAATGTAATGTCATATGTGTGTACGAtattaaatatcaaaagaatGATTGAAAGATGAAGTCTGATATTAGATCTATAAATGTTAAACAAGAAAAGTAATACATTAAAATGATTTTGGTTCAATTGCGATTTGAAAAGATAATTGCTCTAAATAGATTTTACAAATATTTCTACCAAGAAAATATGAAGTTTATTAGCTTAAATACACATTATTGTACTTTCAAAGAAGACACTAATTAGCTTAAAAAACATTAGTTTATCTTACATTTAAAATTCAACACTCTTAGCTTTCGGAAGATTGATCTTGTTTATAACTAATATTTTAGTTAATCgcaaaaatgagagaaaattgGTAATCAATAAAGAGTTTATATGGtagcaacattttttattaCGTGATAGAACCGTGCATTTGATGTGACTATCATTTTTTAAGCAAGTTGGTTTGGTATCTTTGTAGAGGAAGTGAATAAGTATCCTACGATGAATAAAAATCtagtcttcaatttttttttttaaaggagtcttcaaatgttataaataaacttttacaCAAGTGTACAAATTATAGAGGATGATTGATCACTGAAAATTAATAGGATTAACATGTTCAACTATATTCTTCACAAACAACAGAAAAATAAGTTCATGAATATCTTACAACACACAATGAGCATGCATGCAaggtttcttttttttaacaaacaaaaatggattatattaaaGTGTTATATAGCAGTCCTTTTAGTATAAGGTGTATCGAAAAgactactaaaaaaaacaagcaGTTCACATAAAATACAACAAGTGGTTAGTCAATGCCTAAACACGACAATGGACTCGATGACTCCGCATGCAAGGTTCTTACATTACAAAGATGCTTTACACTTCAAAACAAGAAAGAGAAGAATAAGAATGAAAACAATACCACCAGAAGAACCACCAACTCTATGAATCCAATTACGATCAAACCTTGTGAAGCTCTTATCCAAAAAAGCTGATAAAGATATGACTAAAACCAATACAAAAAGTAACATTGGTAACCATAAAGTAACACTAATTGGTTGTTCATCATCTTCCAACTCACTCTCTGATCTGTGATCTATGTATAGAGGAGAAGCCACAGCTAGAACTACTAAGCTTATGGCTGCTACTCTCTCATAAGATGAAAATTTGTGACCCCTCCTACTAGCTTCAGGTTCCATTCAGAAGATTGATTTAGATGAAAATTGTGTTGTTAATtaaaatgtatgtatatatgatatgatatgatggaATTGCAACACAAAAATGTTGATATGGTAAGTGGAATATTGCTTTTCAAAGTATGCACTAACTAAAGAGCATCGGATTCTCACTAACTACTATATTCTCATTCATGTACTAATGTGGGACCCgaataaaaatgaatatcaATGTGCGCAATCTTTTTtaaccattttcttttttgaaagatagAGAACAATCAACAAAGAACTAGAAACTCCAGAACCATCAGCAACTAACAAGTGATTAATCTAAGCTGGGGC is from Medicago truncatula cultivar Jemalong A17 chromosome 1, MtrunA17r5.0-ANR, whole genome shotgun sequence and encodes:
- the LOC11436017 gene encoding uncharacterized protein; the encoded protein is MEPEASRRGHKFSSYERVAAISLVVLAVASPLYIDHRSESELEDDEQPISVTLWLPMLLFVLVLVISLSAFLDKSFTRFDRNWIHRVGGSSGGIVFILILLFLVLKCKASL